A single genomic interval of Thermoleophilia bacterium harbors:
- a CDS encoding multifunctional oxoglutarate decarboxylase/oxoglutarate dehydrogenase thiamine pyrophosphate-binding subunit/dihydrolipoyllysine-residue succinyltransferase subunit: MAESTITEITMPEMGESVTEGTVLEWHVAVGDVVEEGQTIVEVSTDKVDAEVPSPKAGTITKLLVEPDQDIAVGAALAELAPSADGGSPAATPTPAETEDPAPAANGKVDAGEGRATPVARRVAEAEGIKLDSISGTGLDGKVTKDDVLAAANGGSVAHTGEEKVLRGPAGMLAKAMNESLKTPTATSFRTIAVDTLDAKRKGLNGALAERGMKVSFTHLVAWAIVLAAREWPAMARHYTERDGKAYVINDRQINLGIAVDVEKKDGSRALMVPAIKGANLMDFPEFHASYEDLITKTRENRLTPDDFAGTNITLTNPGGIGTVASVPRLMTGQGTIVAAGSIAYPAEWTHADPARIARLGVSKVMTLTSTYDHRIIQGAESGNFLKTLDGLIGGGNDFYERVATDLGFEASILAASAPKASLAPPLSADSHPTSSAIAQEPTPELLQAVQAATSLLKAFRTHGHLAAYLDPLGAKPKGDPALDPETVALTPELMAKIPASILRIGVPDETLLEALPRIRAAYTGSLGYQFEHISSHQQRVWMREMIETGAHRKPLTRDEQTRLLDRLIDVFEFERFIEKAYLGQKMFSIEGLDAIVTMIDELSTLAIRGGAGEVVLGMAHRGRLSVLVHNVGRPPESIFAEFEGGKRIEDVKAVAAIPHGGTGDVKYHYGHQGSYEDVDGETIDVHLYPNPSHLEFVDPVVTGATRFSQSEIEGNKITHDFKKAVNVVLHGDAAFPGQGVVAETFNLQSLDGYSVGGTIHIIENNQIGFTTDPTDGRSTPYAADMAKGFNVPIIHVNADDVEACSQAMRLAMAYRENWGRDIVIDVVGYRRYGHNETDEPAYTQPLMAAAIKGHKPASQIYTEKLVEQKVVTADEVEKFANARRSYLKQTLHSLREKMDSGVYEDPTVTNVGTGDLDRSASPPVQTAVPEKKLRKLNEELIEVPASFTIHRKLRKPLSKRIDVMDAGGIEYAHAEALALGSLLTDGVHVRMTGQDTERGTFSQRHLVLHDEKTGLKYAPIQHLNDAKAPLELHNSPLSETACLGFEYGYASSKPDSLVIWEAQFGDFANSGQVIIDSFIASGESKWGLTSRMTLLLPHGHEGAGPEHSSARMERFLSLAAEGNMRIANPSTPAQYFHLLRRQAMIKKARPLVVFTPKGMLRAAAAASTLDQLTGEHFHFILDDPRATERREKVERLVLCSGRIYYDIDAAESRESAEKVAVARVELLYPFARDQLSSLIGAYPNLKEVVWAQEEPMNMGAWSVMRRRLPDIMPDHLDLDYIGRPERASPGEGYSVAHIREQERIVLTALTVGS, from the coding sequence ATGGCCGAGTCGACAATCACCGAAATCACGATGCCCGAGATGGGCGAGTCCGTCACTGAAGGCACGGTCCTCGAGTGGCACGTGGCGGTCGGAGATGTGGTCGAAGAGGGTCAGACGATCGTCGAGGTTTCAACCGACAAGGTTGATGCCGAAGTCCCGTCCCCGAAGGCGGGCACGATCACCAAGCTTCTGGTCGAGCCGGACCAGGACATCGCCGTCGGCGCCGCGCTGGCCGAGCTCGCACCTTCCGCTGACGGCGGCTCCCCAGCCGCAACTCCGACCCCGGCCGAGACCGAAGACCCGGCCCCGGCCGCAAACGGCAAGGTTGACGCCGGCGAAGGCCGCGCCACACCGGTCGCCCGGCGCGTGGCCGAAGCCGAAGGCATCAAGCTCGACAGCATTTCCGGAACGGGTCTCGACGGCAAGGTGACGAAGGACGACGTCCTGGCCGCGGCCAACGGCGGCTCCGTTGCGCACACCGGTGAAGAAAAGGTCTTGCGCGGGCCGGCCGGCATGCTGGCCAAGGCGATGAACGAGAGTCTCAAGACGCCGACCGCGACCTCCTTCCGCACGATCGCGGTCGACACGCTCGACGCCAAACGCAAGGGACTGAACGGCGCTCTCGCCGAGCGCGGCATGAAGGTCTCCTTCACCCACCTGGTCGCCTGGGCGATCGTTCTCGCCGCCAGGGAATGGCCGGCGATGGCCCGTCATTACACCGAGCGCGACGGCAAGGCTTACGTCATCAACGACCGTCAGATCAACCTCGGCATCGCGGTCGACGTCGAGAAAAAGGACGGCTCACGGGCCCTGATGGTGCCCGCGATCAAGGGCGCAAACCTAATGGACTTCCCCGAGTTCCACGCGAGCTACGAGGACCTGATCACCAAGACCAGGGAGAACCGGCTCACCCCGGACGACTTCGCCGGCACGAACATCACCCTGACCAACCCTGGCGGCATCGGCACGGTCGCCTCGGTGCCACGGCTGATGACCGGCCAGGGAACGATCGTGGCCGCCGGCTCGATCGCCTATCCAGCGGAATGGACGCACGCCGATCCCGCCCGGATCGCCCGGCTCGGCGTCTCCAAGGTGATGACGCTGACCTCGACCTACGACCACCGCATCATCCAGGGAGCCGAGTCCGGCAACTTCCTCAAGACCCTCGACGGGCTGATCGGTGGCGGCAACGACTTCTACGAGCGGGTGGCGACCGACCTCGGCTTCGAAGCCTCGATCCTCGCGGCTTCGGCGCCCAAGGCCTCGCTTGCCCCTCCACTCTCTGCCGATTCTCACCCGACCAGCAGCGCGATCGCCCAGGAGCCGACCCCGGAACTGCTGCAGGCGGTCCAGGCGGCGACCTCCCTGCTCAAGGCGTTCCGCACTCACGGCCACCTGGCCGCGTACCTCGATCCGCTCGGCGCCAAGCCCAAGGGCGACCCGGCGCTCGACCCGGAGACGGTAGCCCTGACCCCGGAGCTGATGGCCAAGATCCCGGCATCGATCCTGCGGATCGGTGTGCCGGACGAGACCCTGCTCGAGGCGCTGCCGCGGATCCGCGCCGCCTACACCGGTTCGCTCGGGTACCAGTTCGAGCACATCTCCTCGCACCAGCAGCGGGTCTGGATGCGCGAGATGATCGAGACCGGCGCCCACCGCAAGCCTTTGACCCGGGACGAGCAGACGCGCCTGCTCGACCGCCTGATCGACGTCTTCGAATTCGAGCGCTTCATCGAGAAGGCCTACCTGGGACAGAAGATGTTCTCGATCGAGGGCCTCGACGCGATCGTGACGATGATCGACGAGCTCTCGACGCTCGCGATCCGCGGCGGCGCCGGCGAAGTCGTGCTCGGCATGGCCCATCGCGGCCGTCTGTCGGTCCTCGTCCACAACGTCGGGCGCCCGCCCGAATCGATCTTCGCCGAGTTCGAAGGCGGCAAACGGATCGAGGACGTCAAGGCCGTCGCCGCGATCCCCCACGGCGGCACCGGTGACGTCAAGTACCACTACGGGCATCAGGGCAGCTACGAGGACGTCGACGGCGAGACAATCGACGTCCACCTCTACCCCAACCCGAGTCACCTCGAGTTTGTCGATCCGGTCGTGACCGGCGCCACCCGCTTCTCGCAGAGCGAGATCGAAGGCAACAAGATCACGCATGACTTCAAGAAGGCGGTGAACGTGGTCCTCCACGGCGATGCCGCCTTCCCCGGCCAGGGCGTGGTCGCCGAGACCTTCAACCTCCAGAGCCTCGACGGTTATTCGGTCGGCGGCACGATCCACATCATCGAGAACAACCAGATCGGTTTCACCACGGACCCGACCGACGGGCGTTCGACCCCGTACGCGGCCGACATGGCCAAGGGCTTCAACGTGCCGATCATCCACGTCAATGCCGACGACGTCGAGGCCTGTTCTCAGGCGATGCGGCTCGCCATGGCCTACCGCGAGAACTGGGGCCGGGACATCGTCATCGACGTGGTCGGCTACCGCCGCTACGGCCACAACGAAACCGACGAACCGGCTTACACCCAGCCCCTGATGGCGGCCGCGATCAAGGGCCACAAGCCGGCTTCGCAGATCTACACCGAGAAGCTGGTCGAGCAGAAGGTCGTGACCGCCGACGAGGTCGAGAAGTTCGCCAACGCGCGGCGCTCCTACCTCAAGCAGACGCTCCACTCCCTGCGCGAAAAGATGGACTCGGGGGTCTACGAAGACCCGACTGTGACCAACGTCGGCACGGGTGACCTCGACCGCAGCGCCAGCCCGCCGGTCCAGACCGCGGTGCCCGAGAAGAAGCTGCGCAAACTGAACGAAGAGCTGATCGAGGTGCCGGCCAGCTTCACGATCCACCGCAAGCTGCGGAAGCCCCTGTCGAAGCGGATCGACGTGATGGATGCCGGCGGCATCGAGTATGCCCACGCCGAAGCACTGGCCCTGGGCTCGCTGCTCACCGACGGCGTCCACGTCCGCATGACCGGGCAGGACACCGAGCGCGGGACCTTCTCGCAGCGCCACCTGGTCCTCCACGATGAGAAGACCGGCCTCAAGTACGCGCCGATCCAGCACCTGAACGACGCGAAGGCGCCGCTCGAACTCCACAACAGCCCGCTCTCCGAGACCGCCTGCCTCGGCTTCGAATACGGCTATGCCTCCTCGAAGCCGGATTCGCTGGTCATCTGGGAGGCCCAGTTCGGCGACTTCGCCAATTCCGGCCAGGTCATCATCGACAGTTTCATCGCCTCCGGCGAATCGAAGTGGGGCCTGACCTCGCGCATGACCCTGCTCCTGCCCCACGGGCACGAAGGCGCCGGCCCCGAGCATTCGAGCGCCCGGATGGAGCGGTTCCTCTCACTGGCGGCCGAAGGCAACATGCGGATCGCGAATCCCTCGACCCCGGCCCAGTACTTCCACCTGCTGCGGCGCCAGGCCATGATCAAGAAGGCCCGGCCGCTCGTCGTGTTCACCCCCAAGGGGATGCTGCGGGCAGCGGCCGCCGCGTCGACCCTGGACCAGCTCACCGGTGAGCACTTCCACTTCATCCTCGACGACCCGCGGGCCACCGAGCGGCGCGAGAAGGTCGAACGGCTGGTGCTCTGCTCCGGCCGCATCTACTACGACATCGATGCCGCCGAGAGCCGCGAGTCCGCCGAAAAGGTCGCCGTGGCCAGGGTCGAACTGCTCTACCCCTTCGCCCGCGACCAGCTCAGCTCGCTGATCGGGGCCTACCCGAACCTCAAGGAAGTCGTCTGGGCACAGGAAGAACCGATGAACATGGGTGCCTGGAGCGTCATGCGCCGGCGCCTGCCGGACATCATGCCGGACCACCTCGATCTGGACTACATCGGCAGGCCGGAACGGGCCAGCCCCGGCGAGGGCTACTCCGTGGCCCACATCCGCGAGCAGGAACGCATCGTACTTACGGCTCTGACAGTCGGTTCCTGA